One stretch of Malus domestica chromosome 14, GDT2T_hap1 DNA includes these proteins:
- the LOC139191538 gene encoding IAA-amino acid hydrolase ILR1-like 4 — MEWLRLLLLLSAIANHSWGSEAAGSWWEVSQLTRKRVDSALVPEFFGWLRGVRRRRIHENLELAFEEDETSRLARDRGTIKLFLSLQKKGVEGAYHMIKEGTLDNVQGILVIHISPEMTVGTIGSRPGPMLAGAVNVIPEMVTLRGTFRSMTSEGLIRWQVIEMQASVHRCKATVDFMLEKMRPYPATVNDEAMYKHAKSVGETLLGQPNVKVLPMAMGAENFSFYAEKMAAAFFMIGTKNETFESKTDLNSPFLVIDEEFLPIGAAFHAVVALSYLNNVDVLL, encoded by the exons ATGGAGTGGCTGCGGCTTTTGTTATTGTTGTCCGCGATAGCAAACCACTCATGGGGTTCAGAGGCGGCTGGTTCGTGGTGGGAGGTGAGTCAACTCACTCGGAAGAGGGTGGACTCGGCTCTGGTGCCCGAGTTCTTTGGTTGGTTGAGAGGGGTTAGGAGGAGGAGAATCCACGAGAACCTGGAACTGGCCTTTGAGGAGGACGAGACGAGTCGACTCGCTCGCGATCGG GGCACAATCAAGCTTTTTCTTAGCCTGCAGAAGAAGGGCGTGGAGGGTGCATACCATATGATAAAAGAGGGTACTCTTGATAACGTTCAAGGCATTCTTGTGATACATATTTCACCGGAAATGACTGTCGGAACTATCGGTTCGAGACCTGGTCCAATGCTTGCTGGGGCTG TAAATGTAATCCCAGAGATGGTGACATTAAGAGGCACATTTCGAAGCATGACTTCAGAAGGTCTTATCAGATG GCAGGTTATAGAGATGCAAGCTTCGGTGCATCGGTGCAAAGCAACGGTAGACTTCATGCTGGAAAAAATGAGGCCCTATCCCGCCACGGTTAATGATGAAGCAATGTACAAACATGCGAAGAGTGTTGGAGAAACTTTGCTTGGGCAACCGAATGTGAAGGTACTTCCAATGGCTATGGGAGCAGAGAACTTTAGCTTCTATGCAGAAAAAATGGCTGCTGCATTCTTCATGATTGGAACGAAGAACGAGACGTTTGAATCGAAAACAGATTTGAATTCACCCTTCTTGGTGATTGATGAAGAGTTTCTTCCAATTGGAGCAGCCTTTCATGCTGTAGTTGCACTCTCATATTTGAATAATGTTGATGTGCTGTTGTGA
- the LOC103454216 gene encoding secoisolariciresinol dehydrogenase-like, producing MAFSSVLSAVPRRLEGKVALITGGASGIGECTAKIFVQHGAKVVIADVQDDLGHSVRESIGPSDCTFVHCDVTDEAQIKDAVHKAVATYGKLDIMFNNAGIADPNKARIIDNEKADFERVLSINVTGVFLGIKHAAQAMIPARTGSIISTASISSYVGGAASHAYCCSKHAVNGLTKNAAVELGQFGIRVNCLSPYALATPLARTFVGVEDEELENVMGSLANLKGVTLKAVDVANAALYLASDEARYISGHNLLIDGGFSILNPSFKMFQYPQEP from the exons ATGGCATTCTCCTCAGTACTCTCTGCAGTCCCAAGAAG GTTGGAGGGAAAGGTTGCTCTGATAACCGGAGGAGCCAGCGGCATTGGAGAATGCACAGCCAAAATCTTTGTCCAGCATGGGGCCAAAGTCGTCATTGCAGATGTCCAAGATGATCTGGGCCATTCAGTTCGCGAGTCCATCGGGCCATCGGACTGCACGTTCGTCCACTGTGATGTCACAGACGAAGCCCAAATAAAAGATGCCGTACACAAAGCCGTTGCCACATACGGAAAACTAGACATCATGTTCAACAACGCAGGCATAGCTGACCCAAACAAAGCCCGAATCATCGACAATGAAAAGGCAGATTTCGAGCGCGTGCTTAGCATAAATGTCACCGGAGTTTTCCTCGGCATAAAGCATGCTGCCCAAGCCATGATTCCTGCGCGGACGGGCAGCATAATTTCAACTGCTAGTATAAGTTCATATGTTGGTGGTGCAGCCTCACATGCATATTGTTGTTCCAAGCATGCAGTTAATGGCTTGACAAAAAATGCAGCCGTTGAGTTAGGTCAGTTCGGGATCAGAGTGAACTGCTTGTCGCCGTACGCGCTCGCAACGCCGTTGGCTCGGACTTTTGTGGGGGTTGAGGATGAGGAGCTTGAGAATGTGATGGGATCTCTAGCCAACTTGAAGGGCGTGACACTTAAGGCAGTGGATGTGGCAAATGCAGCTCTATATTTGGCAAGTGATGAGGCTAGGTATATTAGTGGGCATAATCTCTTGATAGATGGGGGTTTCAGCATCCTTAATCCCTCTTTCAAAATGTTTCAGTACCCTCAAGAGccttga
- the LOC103414919 gene encoding short chain aldehyde dehydrogenase 1-like → MMSSSSSLVPVPSPKRLEGKVAIITGGASGIGESTARLFVFHGAKVVIADVQDELALSLCKELNSDGESISYIRCDVTIDSDVKNVVDVALSKYGKLDIMYNNAGISGKLDPSILGADAENFKQVFDVNVYGAFLGAKHAARAMIAAKKGVILFTSSVASASCGESTHAYTMSKHAVVGLMKSLCVDLGQHGIRVNCISPCAMATPLLTNLMGIEKNTVEELICASAVLKGAVPRAEDVAEAAVYLASEESKFVNGLNLLVDGGYSTTNQSLSMVLRNLMSSNQAL, encoded by the exons ATGATGAGCAGTTCTTCCTCACTAGTTCCGGTTCCGAGTCCCAAAAG GCTAGAAGGCAAAGTGGCAATTATCACTGGAGGTGCTAGTGGAATTGGAGAGAGCACTGCAAGATTGTTTGTCTTCCATGGTGCCAAAGTCGTCATAGCCGACGTCCAAGATGAACTAGCTCTGTCCCTCTGCAAAGAACTCAACTCAGACGGAGAGTCCATTTCGTACATACGTTGCGATGTCACTATCGATTCGGATGTGAAAAATGTTGTAGACGTGGCTCTGTCAAAGTACGGAAAGCTTGACATCATGTACAACAATGCAGGCATATCCGGCAAATTGGACCCATCTATTTTGGGAGCTGATGCTGAGAACTTCAAGCAAGTGTTTGATGTGAACGTCTACGGAGCTTTCTTGGGCGCCAAGCATGCTGCTAGGGCAATGATCGCTGCTAAAAAAGGTGTCATTCTTTTCACTTCGAGCGTGGCATCAGCGAGTTGCGGCGAGTCTACACACGCATACACCATGTCAAAGCACGCGGTGGTGGGACTTATGAAGAGCTTGTGTGTCGACTTGGGGCAGCATGGGATTAGAGTCAATTGCATATCTCCGTGTGCCATGGCAACCCCGTTGCTGACGAATCTTATGGGGATTGAGAAAAATACGGTCGAGGAGTTGATCTGCGCTTCCGCGGTGTTGAAAGGAGCGGTGCCAAGGGCGGAGGATGTGGCGGAGGCTGCGGTGTACTTGGCGAGTGAGGAGTCTAAATTTGTGAACGGACTGAACCTTCTTGTGGATGGAGGTTATAGCACCACTAATCAGTCTCTTAGTATGGTTTTGAGGAATTTAATGTCCTCAAACCAGGCTTTGTAA
- the LOC103454099 gene encoding small ribosomal subunit protein eS17w-like, with translation MGRVRTKTVKKSSRQVIERYYSRMTLDFHTNKKILEEVAIIPSKRLRNKIAGFSTHLMKRIQKGPVRGISLKLQEEERERRMDFVPEESAIKIDEISVDKETLDMLSALGMADMPGVKRVDPEAQTQNLGYGRGAPRRY, from the coding sequence ATGGGTCGCGTCCGTACAAAGACAGTGAAGAAATCCTCCCGCCAGGTGATCGAGCGCTACTACTCGCGCATGACCCTGGACTTCCACACCAACAAGAAGATCCTCGAGGAAGTCGCCATCATCCCCTCCAAGCGCCTCCGCAACAAGATTGCCGGATTCTCCACTCACCTCATGAAGCGGATCCAGAAGGGCCCGGTTCGTGGCATTTCGCTGAAGCTGCAGGAGGAGGAGCGCGAGCGCCGCATGGACTTTGTCCCCGAGGAGTCGGCCATCAAGATCGACGAGATCTCCGTGGACAAGGAGACCCTCGACATGCTCTCCGCTCTCGGTATGGCTGACATGCCTGGTGTCAAGCGGGTCGACCCGGAAGCTCAGACTCAGAATCTCGGGTACGGGCGTGGTGCACCCAGGAGGTACTAA